Proteins from a single region of Streptomyces griseiscabiei:
- a CDS encoding tetratricopeptide repeat protein, which produces MSSGTNDSAPQNGRPRPDEGTPETDVPDLAVTGSDTGSAAETGSGSGAGASGPTSDAVDSPGSASEAPRTSGLGPEAGAGDGAEAGGDVVESGLAARSEAGPEPAPGAGHGTDAGAGRSRRPAPESARRRLVRVTACAVALAVAFTGFAVALGAKDDDRTVAMSSSPGVSAAQLAGGDLDTAVERLQTHLKEQPKDFGSWSTLGLAYVEQARVKGDPSRYPQAEKALERSLKLRPDNDPALAGLAALAAARHEFEDALRYADKALKENPYSERALCSRVDALVELGRYDDALKAVKLADTRRPGIPVFTRYAYVYELRGDVKTARRVLERALDSAATRGDIAYVATQLGQLAWKQGDYKTSLDHYARALGADDTYLPALEGRARAQAASGDGAEAIRGLEQVVSSYPLPGPLVVLGELYEAKGDKTRAGDQYALVDAYTAIARANGVNADLDTALAAADHGDTKAALRAAEAEWKRRETVHTADALAWALHVNGRDDEALPYARRATATGYKDATFLYHRGMVEYAAGDKKEARASLKAALDLNAGFSPLGAAQARKTLKALQAQETAK; this is translated from the coding sequence CCCGACCTCGCGGTCACCGGGTCGGACACCGGGTCCGCTGCCGAGACCGGCTCCGGTTCCGGAGCCGGCGCGTCCGGGCCGACGTCCGACGCGGTGGACAGCCCCGGGTCCGCGTCCGAAGCCCCCCGCACTTCCGGCCTCGGCCCCGAAGCCGGTGCCGGGGACGGCGCCGAAGCCGGAGGCGACGTCGTCGAGTCCGGTCTCGCGGCGAGGAGCGAGGCCGGACCGGAACCCGCTCCGGGAGCTGGGCACGGTACCGATGCCGGTGCCGGGCGCAGCCGTCGGCCCGCGCCCGAGTCGGCCCGGCGGCGGCTGGTGCGGGTCACCGCGTGCGCGGTGGCGCTGGCCGTCGCGTTCACCGGGTTCGCCGTGGCGCTCGGGGCCAAGGACGACGACCGGACGGTCGCCATGTCGTCCTCGCCGGGGGTCTCGGCGGCGCAGCTCGCCGGGGGCGACCTCGACACGGCGGTCGAGCGGTTGCAGACCCATCTCAAGGAACAGCCCAAGGACTTCGGCTCCTGGTCCACCCTCGGCCTCGCCTATGTGGAACAGGCCCGGGTGAAGGGCGACCCGTCCCGCTACCCGCAGGCCGAGAAGGCGCTGGAGCGCTCGCTGAAGCTGCGGCCGGACAACGACCCGGCGCTCGCCGGCCTCGCCGCGCTCGCCGCCGCCCGCCACGAGTTCGAGGACGCCCTGCGCTACGCGGACAAGGCGCTCAAGGAGAACCCGTACAGCGAGCGGGCGTTGTGCAGCCGCGTCGACGCGCTGGTCGAACTCGGCCGCTACGACGACGCGTTGAAGGCCGTGAAGCTCGCCGACACCCGCCGCCCCGGCATCCCCGTCTTCACCCGGTACGCCTATGTGTACGAGCTGCGCGGCGATGTGAAGACCGCCCGGCGCGTCCTGGAACGGGCCCTCGACTCGGCGGCCACCCGGGGCGACATCGCCTACGTGGCCACCCAGCTCGGCCAACTCGCCTGGAAGCAGGGCGACTACAAGACCTCGCTCGACCACTACGCCCGCGCCCTCGGCGCCGACGACACCTACCTCCCCGCCCTGGAGGGCCGCGCCCGCGCCCAGGCCGCGAGCGGCGACGGCGCGGAGGCGATCCGCGGCCTGGAGCAGGTCGTGTCCTCCTACCCGCTGCCCGGCCCCTTGGTCGTACTCGGCGAGCTGTACGAGGCGAAGGGCGACAAGACGCGGGCGGGCGACCAGTACGCACTGGTGGACGCCTACACCGCCATCGCCCGCGCCAACGGCGTCAACGCCGACCTCGACACCGCGCTCGCCGCCGCCGACCACGGCGACACCAAGGCCGCGCTGCGCGCCGCCGAGGCCGAGTGGAAGCGCCGGGAGACGGTCCACACGGCGGACGCCCTCGCCTGGGCCCTGCACGTCAACGGCCGCGACGACGAGGCCCTGCCGTACGCCCGCCGCGCCACCGCCACCGGGTACAAGGACGCCACGTTCCTGTACCACCGGGGGATGGTCGAGTACGCGGCCGGCGACAAGAAGGAGGCCCGTGCCTCCCTCAAGGCGGCGCTCGACCTCAACGCCGGCTTCTCGCCGCTCGGCGCGGCGCAGGCCCGGAAGACCCTCAAGGCACTGCAGGCTCAGGAGACCGCCAAGTGA
- a CDS encoding HoxN/HupN/NixA family nickel/cobalt transporter, translating to MSSRRVFASGTAVLVAACALVLGPAQAASAHPLGNFTVNRYDGLVAAPGELRIFHVEDLAEIPATQAAPAIKRQGKESWAEARCEKAAEGSEVTVDGSAVEVALKSSRAEERPGQAGLKTLRVECRLTAALPDRAADVGFHAAVDSGPGWREVTARGDRTTLTGSDVPEESVSNQLTEYPAELLQSPEDTAKASLQVEPGGPALAEQEGAAPGASILPRGADRWTRALDDLVSSQDLTLGFGALAFGIAMFLGAMHALGPGHGKTLMAATAAARDRARMRDVLPMAASVTVTHTLGVVALGLLVLAGSAAAPSVITWLGIASGLFVMGAGVTLARRAWLNRKLALTHATAHKHGHGHTHDHDHDHDHDHEEGHHHHDHSHDHSHGDGHTHTHEHTPEPSRELVLAQATAHTHASVATHTHDHKTAESHDHDHDHDHPHGHGHGHHSHDHDDAPAQKRSLFGGGVTHTHGGFTHTHPTAPTLRGTILLGFAGGMVPSPSAVVVLVGAAALGKAWFGLLLVLAYGIGLALTLTAAGYAVVKAGGWVTRVMDRGEGRLGGPTAALVRRTVPLASALLVVALGAVLVVRGATSALV from the coding sequence ATCTCATCCCGGCGCGTGTTCGCCTCCGGCACGGCGGTCCTGGTGGCCGCCTGCGCGCTCGTCCTCGGCCCCGCCCAGGCCGCAAGCGCCCATCCGCTCGGCAACTTCACCGTCAACCGGTACGACGGCCTGGTCGCCGCCCCCGGAGAGCTGAGGATCTTCCATGTGGAGGACCTCGCGGAGATCCCGGCGACCCAGGCCGCGCCCGCCATCAAGCGGCAGGGCAAGGAGAGCTGGGCCGAAGCGCGGTGCGAGAAGGCCGCCGAGGGCAGTGAGGTCACCGTCGACGGGAGCGCCGTCGAGGTGGCGCTGAAGTCGAGCCGCGCCGAGGAACGGCCGGGCCAGGCGGGGCTGAAGACCCTGCGGGTGGAGTGCCGGCTGACGGCCGCGCTGCCGGACCGGGCCGCCGACGTGGGCTTCCACGCGGCCGTGGACTCCGGGCCCGGCTGGCGCGAGGTCACCGCGCGGGGCGACCGGACGACCCTGACCGGGTCGGATGTGCCGGAGGAGTCGGTCTCGAACCAACTCACCGAGTACCCGGCGGAGTTGCTGCAGTCGCCGGAGGACACGGCGAAGGCCTCCCTCCAGGTGGAGCCCGGTGGTCCCGCGCTGGCCGAGCAGGAGGGCGCGGCGCCGGGCGCCTCGATCCTGCCGCGCGGCGCGGACCGCTGGACCAGGGCCCTCGACGACCTGGTCTCCAGCCAGGACCTCACCCTCGGCTTCGGCGCCCTGGCCTTCGGGATCGCCATGTTCCTGGGCGCCATGCACGCGCTCGGCCCCGGCCACGGCAAGACCCTGATGGCCGCGACGGCCGCCGCGCGCGACCGGGCCCGGATGCGCGACGTCCTGCCCATGGCCGCGTCGGTGACGGTCACCCACACCCTGGGCGTCGTCGCCCTCGGCCTCCTCGTGCTGGCCGGTTCCGCCGCCGCCCCGTCCGTGATCACCTGGCTGGGCATCGCGAGCGGCCTGTTCGTGATGGGCGCGGGCGTCACCCTGGCCCGCCGCGCCTGGCTGAACCGCAAGCTGGCCCTCACCCACGCGACCGCGCACAAGCACGGGCACGGGCACACCCATGACCACGACCACGACCACGACCACGACCACGAAGAGGGTCATCACCACCACGACCACAGCCACGACCACAGCCACGGCGACGGGCACACCCACACGCACGAGCACACGCCCGAGCCCAGTCGCGAACTCGTCCTCGCCCAGGCCACCGCGCACACCCACGCGTCGGTCGCGACCCACACCCACGACCACAAGACGGCCGAATCCCACGACCACGACCACGACCACGACCACCCCCACGGGCACGGGCACGGGCACCACAGCCACGACCACGACGACGCCCCCGCCCAGAAGCGCTCCCTCTTCGGCGGCGGCGTCACGCACACCCACGGCGGCTTCACGCACACGCACCCCACCGCACCCACGCTGCGCGGCACGATCCTGCTCGGTTTCGCGGGCGGCATGGTGCCGAGCCCGTCGGCCGTGGTCGTGCTGGTCGGCGCGGCGGCGCTGGGCAAGGCGTGGTTCGGGCTGCTGCTCGTGCTGGCGTACGGCATCGGGCTGGCGCTCACGCTGACGGCGGCCGGGTACGCCGTGGTGAAGGCGGGCGGCTGGGTGACGCGGGTGATGGACCGGGGCGAGGGCCGGCTCGGCGGGCCGACGGCCGCGCTGGTGCGCAGGACCGTACCGCTGGCGTCGGCCCTGCTGGTCGTCGCGCTCGGGGCCGTACTGGTGGTCAGGGGGGCAACATCCGCACTCGTCTGA
- a CDS encoding serine/threonine-protein kinase: protein MAVSEEPGGERVIAGRYRLLTPLGEGGMGTVWRARDEVLHREVAVKEVRAPGGISVSDVERMYARLEREAWAAARVANRNVVTVYDVAMEDGRPWIVMELVRGLSLADLLDAEGPLSPQRAAHVGAEVLSALRAAHEAGVLHRDVKPANVLLSNDDRVVLTDFGIATVEGSSALTMTGEVIGSPEFLAPERALGRAFGPESDLWSLGVLLYAAVEGNSPFRQNTPLSTLRAVVDEELPPPHRAGPLAPVIEGLLRKDPAERIPAEQAERDLRIIAAGGTPHAATTGPYSPTVAAFPAAGGRTDPEPDLNRYGPPTPPRPTPAVTHPSAVPARGTGRNRRALVFLVAGIAAIAFAIAGLTYTLVNRDDGGNDGNPTNGTGTVGGTSERTGDGGTGEEPGGEETSADEETPSRTPDEEEPTTKAPEQSVAVTVEGANTDYSGACPPAEGEVPTFTATFTVGSVPVDVDYRWVAKDGEVEDEGWKTLSFGAGGGKTKQDRVVVSTNGSYSDEISVEVRGPVEVTSNSVAFSVTCETEAPATGGTSSSDDGENLEYDDSGADYDDEAGAPYGTEAVRPRF, encoded by the coding sequence ATGGCCGTGTCCGAAGAACCCGGCGGTGAACGTGTGATCGCGGGCCGCTACCGGCTGCTGACCCCGCTGGGCGAGGGCGGCATGGGCACGGTGTGGCGGGCCCGTGACGAGGTGCTGCACCGCGAGGTCGCCGTCAAGGAGGTGCGGGCGCCGGGCGGGATCTCGGTGTCCGACGTCGAGCGGATGTACGCCCGGCTGGAGCGGGAGGCGTGGGCGGCGGCCCGGGTCGCCAACCGCAATGTCGTCACGGTGTACGACGTGGCCATGGAGGACGGCCGCCCGTGGATCGTGATGGAGCTGGTGCGCGGGCTGTCGCTGGCCGATCTCCTGGACGCCGAGGGCCCGTTGTCCCCGCAGCGCGCCGCGCACGTCGGTGCCGAGGTGCTCTCCGCGCTGCGTGCCGCGCACGAGGCGGGGGTGCTGCACCGGGATGTGAAACCGGCCAATGTGCTGTTGTCCAACGACGACCGGGTCGTCCTCACCGACTTCGGTATCGCCACGGTCGAGGGCAGTTCCGCGCTCACGATGACCGGCGAGGTGATCGGCTCTCCCGAGTTCCTGGCCCCGGAGCGCGCGCTCGGCCGGGCGTTCGGCCCCGAGTCGGACCTGTGGTCGCTCGGTGTGCTGCTGTACGCGGCGGTCGAGGGCAACTCTCCCTTCCGGCAGAACACCCCGCTGAGCACCCTGCGCGCGGTCGTGGACGAGGAGTTGCCGCCGCCGCACCGCGCCGGGCCGCTGGCCCCGGTGATCGAGGGGCTGCTGCGCAAGGATCCGGCCGAGCGGATCCCCGCCGAGCAGGCCGAGCGGGACCTGCGGATCATCGCCGCCGGTGGCACCCCGCACGCGGCCACCACGGGCCCGTACAGCCCCACGGTGGCGGCCTTCCCGGCCGCGGGCGGGAGGACGGACCCGGAACCGGACTTGAACCGGTACGGGCCGCCGACGCCGCCCCGGCCCACCCCTGCCGTCACCCACCCCTCTGCGGTGCCGGCCCGCGGGACCGGGCGCAACCGCCGGGCCCTGGTCTTCCTGGTCGCCGGTATCGCGGCGATCGCCTTCGCCATCGCGGGGCTGACGTACACCCTGGTCAACCGTGACGACGGTGGGAACGACGGCAACCCCACCAACGGCACGGGCACGGTGGGCGGTACGAGCGAGCGGACCGGTGACGGCGGTACGGGCGAGGAGCCGGGCGGCGAGGAGACGAGCGCCGACGAGGAGACGCCGTCCAGGACGCCCGACGAGGAGGAGCCGACCACGAAGGCGCCCGAGCAGTCGGTCGCGGTGACGGTGGAGGGCGCGAACACGGACTACTCCGGGGCCTGTCCGCCGGCGGAGGGCGAGGTGCCCACGTTCACCGCGACGTTCACCGTGGGCAGCGTCCCCGTGGACGTCGACTACCGGTGGGTGGCGAAGGACGGCGAGGTCGAGGACGAGGGCTGGAAGACCCTGTCGTTCGGGGCCGGAGGCGGGAAGACCAAGCAGGACCGGGTCGTCGTCTCGACGAACGGCAGCTACTCGGACGAGATCAGTGTCGAGGTCCGCGGGCCGGTGGAGGTGACGTCCAACTCCGTCGCGTTCTCGGTGACGTGCGAGACGGAGGCCCCGGCCACGGGCGGGACCTCCTCCTCCGACGACGGGGAGAACCTCGAGTACGACGACTCCGGCGCCGACTACGACGACGAGGCCGGAGCGCCGTACGGGACCGAGGCCGTCAGGCCGCGCTTCTGA
- a CDS encoding SGNH/GDSL hydrolase family protein — translation MRRSRLAAYMTSLLLAAGAALTGAATAEASQQAAATGYVALGDSYSSGVGAGSYLSSSGDCKRSTKAYPYLWAAANAPSSFAFTACSGARTGDVLASQLGPLGAGTGLVSVSVGGNDAGFADVMTTCVLQSDSACVSRINTAKAYVDSTLPGRLDQVYSAISAKAPAAHVVVLGYPRFYQLGGVCPGLSQAKRSAINNAADYLNTAIAKRAADHGFTFGDVRSAFTGHELCSGSAWLHSLNLLNVGESYHPKAAGQSGGYLPVFRSAA, via the coding sequence ATGAGACGTTCCCGACTTGCGGCATACATGACCTCACTCCTCCTCGCCGCCGGCGCCGCCCTCACCGGGGCCGCGACGGCCGAGGCGTCCCAACAGGCCGCCGCCACCGGCTATGTGGCGCTCGGCGACTCCTACTCCTCGGGGGTCGGCGCGGGGAGCTACCTCTCCTCCAGCGGCGACTGCAAGCGCAGCACGAAGGCCTACCCCTACCTCTGGGCGGCCGCCAACGCCCCCTCGTCCTTCGCCTTCACGGCCTGCTCGGGCGCCCGAACGGGTGATGTTCTGGCGAGTCAACTCGGGCCGCTCGGCGCGGGCACGGGGCTGGTCTCCGTCTCCGTCGGCGGCAACGACGCCGGCTTCGCCGACGTCATGACCACCTGCGTCCTGCAGTCCGACAGCGCCTGTGTCTCCCGCATCAACACGGCGAAGGCGTACGTCGACTCCACGCTCCCCGGCCGCCTCGACCAGGTCTACTCGGCGATCAGCGCGAAGGCACCCGCCGCCCATGTGGTGGTGCTCGGCTACCCCCGCTTCTACCAGCTCGGCGGCGTCTGCCCCGGCCTCTCCCAGGCCAAGCGGTCCGCCATCAACAACGCGGCGGACTACCTGAACACCGCGATCGCCAAACGCGCCGCCGACCACGGGTTCACCTTCGGCGACGTCCGCTCCGCGTTCACCGGGCACGAACTGTGCTCGGGCAGCGCGTGGCTGCACAGCCTCAACCTGCTCAACGTCGGCGAGTCGTACCACCCGAAGGCCGCGGGCCAGTCGGGCGGCTATCTGCCGGTGTTCAGAAGCGCGGCCTGA
- a CDS encoding S8 family peptidase → MAHLRIKNIRLATVTTLATAALLGGLTALPAQAAPAEGKVLAADSPTAIKDSYIVTLKKSAGLKAASSAGKDLVEEYGGSVKRTFRTALNGYSAELSATEAKRLAADPAVASVEQNQIFTADATQTNAPWGLDRSDQASLPLSGTYTYPDSAGGGVTAYVIDTGVRISHAQFGGRAVNGYDAVDGDTVAQDGNGHGTHVASTIAGSTYGIAKSARIVAVRVLNNAGSGTTAGVVAGIDWVTANHSGPSVANMSLGGGASTALDTAVANSIASGVTYAVAAGNSNANASSYSPARVASAITVGATTNTDARASYSNYGSILDIFAPGSSITAGWYTSDTATNTISGTSMATPHVAGAAAVYLAGHTSATPAQVATALTGGAVTGKVTGPGTGSPNRLLQIVP, encoded by the coding sequence ATGGCACACCTGCGTATCAAGAACATCCGGCTCGCCACTGTCACCACCCTGGCGACCGCCGCCCTGCTCGGCGGCCTCACCGCACTCCCCGCCCAGGCCGCCCCGGCCGAGGGCAAGGTGCTCGCGGCCGACTCCCCCACCGCGATCAAGGACAGCTACATCGTCACGCTCAAGAAGAGCGCGGGCCTCAAGGCCGCGTCGAGCGCGGGCAAGGACCTGGTCGAGGAGTACGGCGGCTCGGTGAAGCGGACCTTCAGGACCGCGCTCAACGGCTACTCGGCCGAGCTGTCCGCCACCGAGGCGAAGAGACTGGCGGCCGACCCGGCGGTCGCCTCCGTGGAGCAGAACCAGATCTTCACGGCCGACGCCACCCAGACCAACGCCCCCTGGGGTCTGGACCGCTCCGACCAGGCGTCGCTGCCCCTCTCCGGCACCTACACCTACCCGGACAGCGCGGGCGGCGGGGTCACCGCGTACGTCATCGACACCGGCGTACGCATCTCGCACGCGCAGTTCGGCGGCCGGGCGGTCAACGGCTACGACGCCGTCGACGGGGACACCGTGGCCCAGGACGGCAACGGCCACGGCACGCACGTCGCCTCCACCATCGCGGGCTCGACCTACGGCATCGCCAAGTCGGCGAGGATCGTGGCCGTGCGCGTGCTCAACAACGCCGGCTCGGGCACCACGGCCGGGGTCGTCGCGGGCATCGACTGGGTGACCGCGAACCACAGCGGCCCCTCCGTCGCCAACATGTCCCTCGGCGGCGGTGCCTCCACCGCGCTCGACACGGCCGTGGCCAACTCCATAGCCAGCGGGGTCACCTACGCGGTCGCGGCCGGCAACAGCAACGCCAACGCCTCCTCGTACTCCCCGGCCCGTGTCGCCTCGGCGATCACGGTCGGCGCCACCACCAACACGGACGCGCGGGCGAGCTACTCCAACTACGGTTCGATCCTGGACATCTTCGCCCCGGGCTCGTCGATCACGGCCGGCTGGTACACCAGCGACACCGCGACCAACACCATCTCGGGCACCTCGATGGCCACCCCGCACGTCGCGGGCGCGGCCGCGGTCTACCTGGCCGGCCACACCTCGGCCACCCCGGCCCAGGTCGCCACGGCCCTGACCGGCGGTGCCGTCACCGGCAAGGTCACCGGCCCCGGCACCGGCTCCCCGAACCGTCTGCTGCAGATCGTCCCGTGA
- a CDS encoding GNAT family N-acetyltransferase, whose protein sequence is MDISVYRPGELTAADRAAWTALQSKAHLHGAPELANPFLSPEFALAVGRCRRGVRIAVVREGGEPAAFFPYQRTPVGVGRAIGLGLSDCQGVVHRPGFTWDAQELLRACGLAVWEFDHLAEGQTPFGAHITDSFPSPVMDLEQGYEAYLGQLRARSPKFVRSTFAKERRLGRAVSEVRYVHDERDPAALRTLMAWKSAQYRRTGRSDRFAHPWITRLVHRLFHTRSESFAGQLSVLYADGKPAAAHFGLRSERVLTCWFPAYDPAFARFSPGLLLHLHMAEEGAADGIAYLDLGRGQKQYKDSLKTREISVSEGWVTRRHPVALGHRARRAPVRALRNVVLARPELFEPADRLLKRLGSIRSGGQVTDTSTKT, encoded by the coding sequence GTGGACATCAGTGTGTACCGCCCCGGCGAACTGACCGCCGCCGACCGGGCGGCCTGGACCGCTTTGCAGTCGAAGGCCCATCTCCATGGCGCGCCGGAGCTGGCGAACCCGTTCCTGTCCCCGGAGTTCGCGCTCGCGGTGGGCCGCTGCCGGCGCGGGGTGCGGATCGCGGTCGTCCGGGAGGGCGGCGAACCGGCGGCCTTCTTCCCGTACCAGAGAACCCCGGTCGGGGTGGGCAGAGCCATAGGTCTCGGCCTCTCCGACTGCCAGGGCGTGGTCCACCGTCCCGGATTCACCTGGGACGCCCAGGAGCTGCTGCGGGCCTGCGGGCTCGCGGTGTGGGAGTTCGACCATCTCGCGGAGGGCCAGACCCCGTTCGGCGCGCACATCACCGACAGCTTCCCGTCGCCCGTCATGGACCTGGAGCAGGGCTACGAGGCCTATCTCGGCCAATTGCGCGCCCGCTCACCGAAGTTCGTCCGCTCGACGTTCGCCAAGGAGCGCAGGCTCGGCCGCGCGGTGAGCGAGGTGCGCTATGTGCACGACGAACGCGACCCGGCGGCCCTGCGCACGCTGATGGCCTGGAAGTCGGCGCAGTACCGCAGGACGGGTCGCAGCGACCGCTTCGCGCACCCGTGGATCACCCGGCTGGTGCACCGGCTCTTCCACACCCGCTCCGAATCCTTCGCTGGCCAGCTGTCCGTGCTGTACGCGGACGGAAAGCCGGCCGCGGCTCATTTCGGGCTGCGCTCCGAGCGGGTGCTGACATGCTGGTTCCCGGCGTACGACCCGGCGTTCGCGCGGTTCTCGCCGGGCCTGCTGCTGCATCTGCACATGGCCGAGGAGGGCGCCGCCGACGGCATCGCCTACCTGGATCTGGGCCGGGGGCAGAAGCAGTACAAGGATTCCCTGAAGACCCGGGAGATCTCCGTGTCGGAGGGGTGGGTCACCCGGCGTCATCCGGTGGCCCTCGGTCACCGGGCCCGTCGGGCACCGGTCCGGGCGCTGCGCAATGTGGTGCTGGCGCGACCGGAGTTGTTCGAACCGGCGGACCGACTGCTGAAGCGGTTGGGAAGTATCCGGTCGGGAGGTCAGGTAACGGACACATCAACAAAAACGTGA
- a CDS encoding glycosyltransferase family 2 protein produces the protein MSSVLRPAIPEPVTYRPITDHLAIAPPVSVVIPAMNEAENLPYVFKTLPGWIHEVVLVDGNSTDDTVGVARELWPDVKVVPQQGKGKGDALITGFEACTGDIIVMVDADGSADGHEIVSYVSALVSGADFAKGSRFANGGGTDDMTLIRKLGNWALCTTVNRKFGARYTDLCYGYNAFWRHCLDKIDLDCTGFEVETLMNIRVVKAGLKVQEIPSHEYLRIHGASNLRAVRDGLRVLRVILKERSNRRALRRRSHATTLTAGRGESS, from the coding sequence ATGAGCTCAGTTCTGCGCCCGGCCATACCCGAACCGGTCACCTACCGGCCGATCACCGATCACCTGGCCATCGCGCCACCGGTGAGTGTGGTGATACCGGCCATGAACGAGGCGGAGAATCTTCCGTACGTCTTCAAGACGCTGCCGGGCTGGATCCACGAAGTGGTCCTGGTCGACGGCAACTCCACCGACGACACCGTCGGGGTGGCCCGGGAACTGTGGCCGGACGTCAAGGTCGTCCCGCAGCAGGGCAAGGGCAAGGGGGACGCCCTGATCACCGGCTTCGAGGCCTGCACCGGTGACATCATCGTGATGGTCGACGCGGACGGCTCGGCCGACGGGCACGAGATCGTCTCCTACGTCTCCGCGCTCGTCTCGGGCGCCGACTTCGCCAAGGGCTCCCGCTTCGCCAACGGCGGCGGCACCGACGACATGACCCTGATCCGCAAGCTCGGCAACTGGGCGCTGTGCACCACCGTGAACCGCAAGTTCGGCGCCCGCTACACCGACCTGTGCTACGGCTACAACGCGTTCTGGCGGCACTGCCTGGACAAGATCGACCTCGACTGCACCGGCTTCGAGGTGGAGACCCTGATGAACATCCGGGTCGTCAAGGCGGGCCTGAAGGTGCAGGAGATCCCGAGCCACGAGTATCTGCGCATCCACGGCGCGAGCAATCTGCGGGCCGTCCGCGACGGACTGCGGGTGCTGAGGGTGATCCTGAAGGAGCGCTCCAACCGGCGTGCGCTGCGCCGCCGTTCGCACGCCACGACGCTCACCGCCGGCCGGGGAGAGTCGTCTTGA
- a CDS encoding glycosyltransferase family 2 protein, with product MSEPAVSVVVCVYTEDRWEDILAAVASVRAQSRPALETLVVVDHNQALLERLTGEYKEVDEVRVLANAGPRGLSAGRNTGIAASYGEIIAFLDDDAVAERDWLRWFAEGYTDPRVMAVGGRTVPVWASGRRPVWFPEEFDWVVGCAYKGLPGGVAEVRNVLGGNASFRRAAFDAAGGFATGIGRDGNRRPLGGEETELCIRLSRARPDAVLLLDDRAVIHHRVPGARERFAYFRTRTYAEGLSKALVARSVGAGKGLESERRYTTRVLPAGVARGLRDALLGRAGGAGRAGAIVTGVAAAAGGYVVGSVRARRGEVTFSVGEIPGGGAGGKGGEGGSS from the coding sequence TTGAGCGAGCCGGCCGTCTCGGTCGTGGTCTGTGTGTACACCGAGGACCGCTGGGAGGACATCCTCGCGGCGGTCGCCTCGGTGCGCGCCCAGTCCCGGCCGGCCCTGGAGACGCTTGTGGTGGTGGACCACAACCAGGCCCTGCTGGAGCGTCTCACCGGGGAGTACAAAGAGGTCGACGAGGTGCGGGTGCTCGCCAACGCGGGCCCCCGCGGGCTGTCCGCCGGCCGCAACACGGGCATCGCCGCGTCGTACGGGGAGATCATCGCCTTCCTCGACGACGACGCGGTCGCCGAGCGCGACTGGCTGCGCTGGTTCGCCGAGGGGTACACCGATCCCCGGGTGATGGCCGTCGGCGGCCGTACGGTGCCCGTGTGGGCGTCCGGCCGCCGCCCGGTCTGGTTCCCCGAGGAGTTCGACTGGGTGGTGGGCTGCGCGTACAAGGGCCTGCCGGGCGGGGTCGCCGAGGTCCGCAACGTCCTCGGCGGCAACGCCTCGTTCCGCCGCGCCGCCTTCGACGCGGCCGGGGGCTTCGCCACCGGCATCGGCCGGGACGGGAACCGGCGCCCGCTGGGCGGCGAGGAGACGGAGCTGTGCATCCGGCTCTCCCGGGCCCGGCCGGACGCGGTGCTGCTGCTCGACGACCGGGCGGTCATCCACCACCGGGTGCCCGGCGCACGGGAGCGCTTCGCGTACTTCCGCACCCGCACCTACGCCGAGGGCCTGTCGAAGGCGCTGGTGGCCCGGAGCGTCGGCGCGGGCAAGGGGCTGGAGTCGGAACGCCGGTACACCACGCGGGTGCTGCCCGCCGGGGTGGCGCGCGGGCTGCGGGACGCGCTGCTCGGCCGCGCGGGGGGCGCGGGACGTGCGGGCGCGATCGTCACGGGGGTGGCGGCGGCGGCCGGGGGGTACGTTGTCGGGAGCGTCCGGGCCCGCAGGGGCGAGGTCACGTTCTCGGTGGGCGAGATCCCGGGCGGCGGTGCGGGCGGCAAGGGGGGCGAGGGGGGCTCGTCATGA